In Gracilibacillus salitolerans, the sequence TGAAAAAGTCATTAATGCGATTCCTCCTGTCTTAAAGATGGCAGTAGGTGCAGGTATTGGTTTGTTTATTGCATTTATTGGTTTTCAAAACTCTGGAATTATCATTGCAGATCCATCCACAATGGTTGCATTAGGTGACCTTACAACAGGTCCGACATTATTAGCTGTCTTTGGTGTTATTATTACTGTCATTTTACTTGCTTTGGGATTAAAAGGTGGCGTGTTTTATGGAATGATCATTACAGCAATTGTGGGGATGATCTTTAGCCAGGTGCCTACTCCTGATGGAATTGTTGCTCCTGTACCTAGTATGGCTCCGACATTTGGTGCTGCATTTGCTCATTTAGGGGAAGTATTTACTTTAGAAATGTTAGTGGTTATTTTAACGTTCTTATTCGTAGACTTTTTTGATACTGCAGGTACCTTAGTTGCAGTTGCTTCAAAAGCAGGTTTATTAAAGGATAATAAATTACCAAGAGCAGGGAAAGCACTATTTTCAGATTCAGCTGCTACTGTAGTAGGTGCTACATTAGGGACATCAACGACAACTTCTTATGTAGAATCTGCAACAGGTGTTGGTGCAGGCGGACGTTCAGGTTTCGCATCAGTCATAACTGCAGTATTGTTCATTTTAGCATTATTCTTTTCACCGTTATTAGGAGTGGTTACTTCTGCGGTGACAGCACCAGCATTAATTATTGTTGGGGTATTAATGGCATCATCCTTAAAAGACATTCCATGGGATGAATTTGATGTGGCTGTACCGGCGTTTTTAACAGTTGTAACCATGCCATTGACATACAGTATTGCAACTGGTATTGCGGTAGGCTTTATTTTCTACCCGATCACAATGGTAGCAAAAGGTAAAATAAAAGAAATCAACCCAGTCATGTGGTTCCTATTTGTTATCTTCGTTCTATATCTAGCATTCCTACACTAAAATATCCAAAGGCTTTGGCAAAACGCCAAAGCCTTTTAACATTCCCTGAAACAATTCACGTGTTATTCCGTATAGTAGTCCATACTCCTGGGTTCAGCTATTTAAAAATAGTTTTGATTATATAAAACTATTGTGATATAATTTTAGCAAAGTAAACAAATGAAAGAGGTTACATAAATATGCCGATCATCCAGTCAGTCGATAGAGCATTAAAAATCCTTGATTTATTCAATGAACAAAACAGTGAAATGAAAATCACTGAAATTAGTAGAAAATTAGATTTGAACAAAAGTACAACGCATTCATTGCTGAAAACATTAAAAGAACATAATTATATTAAACAGAATGCGGATAGTGGTAAATATAGCTTAGGCTTAAAACTACTGGAACGAGGCCAATTTATGTTGAATAGCATGGACATAAGAGAGATAGCCAGGAAATATCTGATTGATTTATCAGTCATAACTGGTCAAACCACGCACTTAGTTATACTTGAAGGTATGTATGGTGTCTACATTGATAAAGTTGAGGGTGCGTCAGCTATTGTTTATTCCCGAATAGGGAAACGCGTTCCCATCCATAGTAGTGCTGTGGGTAAATCTTTAATGGCATTTAAACAACAAGAAGAAATAGAAGAACGGTTACAGGATTATGAGTTCTTTTCACAAACGGATAAGACCATTACAGACAAACAAGTGTATGTAGATGAATTAACGAAAGTTAGAGCACAAGGTTATTCTGTTGATAATGAAGAAAATGAACCTGGTATTTATTGTATTGCAGTACCAATATTTGATCATACAAATCAAGTGATTGCGGCTATTAGTATTTCTACTACAAAACAAACGGTTACACCAAAATCAGAACAAGAAATCGTAAATACACTGAAAAGAACTTGTTCAGAAATTTCGAAAGCTTTAGGTAATAAAAAAATTTATCTGTAAAAAGATAAATTTTTTGTTAACTATATTAAAGAACAGAGTTTTATATTATAAAACAAAAGGAGGAGAAATACGTACCTTATAAATGATAGGAGGAAGATAAATGAGGATAATTCGATTTATGAAAAAATCAAATGTGGAGCAGTTAGCCGTAGTTACCAATGACCAAAGTATTTTTGAACTAACAGTAGATTCCTTTCAAGATGTAATACGTGAAGCTGAAAAGAATAATAAGAGTTGCGGTCAAATAATCGAAGAGGATATAAAGAATAAACAGCCCATCCCACAGAACTTATTAGAATTAGAGCTATTGGCGCCTGTTGTATCAGATGAAGTATGGGCAGCAGGAGTAACCTACTTAAAAAGTAAAGAAGCAAGAAATAGAGAAGCTAAAGTACAAACTAATTCTTTTTATGATAAAGTATACGATGCAGAGAGGCCTGAAATATTCTTGAAATCTACTGCAAGAAGATTAATAGGTCCTGATGTGCCTGTAGGAATTAGAACAGATTCCAATTGGCAAATACCAGAGCCGGAATTAGCATTAGTTGTTAAAGCCGATGGAGAAATTTTAGGCTATACAATAGGAAATGATATGAGTAGTCGTGATATTGAGGGAGAAAATCCACTTTATTTACCACAAGCCAAAATGTGGAAGCATTCTTGTTCCATTGGCCCGGCAATTTTGTTAGCGGATACAATTGATGACCCCTATAATTTAGAAATTGAATGTCGCATTCAGCGTGATGGTGCATTAGTGTCAAAAGGAAATGCAAATACGTCTATGTTGAAAAGAACTTATAACGAATTAGTTTCCTATTTAATTAAAGATAATGATATTTTAGATGGAACTACCTTACTTACAGGAACATGTATCATTCCAGATGACAGTTTTACTTTACAAGAGGGCGATGTTATCGAAATAGAAATTGAATCAATCGGTGTATTAAGAAACCCTGTTAAATTAGCTAGCAATATTTAAAGAAGGAGAGTTGTAAATGAGTGGAAATGCATTCTTGAATTATATTGGCGGAGAATGGAAAGCATCTGCATCAG encodes:
- a CDS encoding NCS2 family permease yields the protein MRKYFEFDQLGTNYRTETVAGITTFLAMAYILFVNPDMLATEGTGMDRDAVFVATALAAAIGTLIMGVFAKYPIALAPGMGLNAFFTYTVVLGHGIPWETALAGVFVSGIIFIILTLTGIREKVINAIPPVLKMAVGAGIGLFIAFIGFQNSGIIIADPSTMVALGDLTTGPTLLAVFGVIITVILLALGLKGGVFYGMIITAIVGMIFSQVPTPDGIVAPVPSMAPTFGAAFAHLGEVFTLEMLVVILTFLFVDFFDTAGTLVAVASKAGLLKDNKLPRAGKALFSDSAATVVGATLGTSTTTSYVESATGVGAGGRSGFASVITAVLFILALFFSPLLGVVTSAVTAPALIIVGVLMASSLKDIPWDEFDVAVPAFLTVVTMPLTYSIATGIAVGFIFYPITMVAKGKIKEINPVMWFLFVIFVLYLAFLH
- a CDS encoding IclR family transcriptional regulator, which gives rise to MPIIQSVDRALKILDLFNEQNSEMKITEISRKLDLNKSTTHSLLKTLKEHNYIKQNADSGKYSLGLKLLERGQFMLNSMDIREIARKYLIDLSVITGQTTHLVILEGMYGVYIDKVEGASAIVYSRIGKRVPIHSSAVGKSLMAFKQQEEIEERLQDYEFFSQTDKTITDKQVYVDELTKVRAQGYSVDNEENEPGIYCIAVPIFDHTNQVIAAISISTTKQTVTPKSEQEIVNTLKRTCSEISKALGNKKIYL
- a CDS encoding fumarylacetoacetate hydrolase family protein, translating into MRIIRFMKKSNVEQLAVVTNDQSIFELTVDSFQDVIREAEKNNKSCGQIIEEDIKNKQPIPQNLLELELLAPVVSDEVWAAGVTYLKSKEARNREAKVQTNSFYDKVYDAERPEIFLKSTARRLIGPDVPVGIRTDSNWQIPEPELALVVKADGEILGYTIGNDMSSRDIEGENPLYLPQAKMWKHSCSIGPAILLADTIDDPYNLEIECRIQRDGALVSKGNANTSMLKRTYNELVSYLIKDNDILDGTTLLTGTCIIPDDSFTLQEGDVIEIEIESIGVLRNPVKLASNI